A single window of Psychromonas ingrahamii 37 DNA harbors:
- a CDS encoding DUF167 domain-containing protein encodes MKKKATKAVMAFDGKRVKMSSFCVMEGEILVVNILGTPGAKKDAVGKAQGIQLRVRVTATPVAGRATDHMVRFLAKEFSVSPDDITVVFGRLNINKQLRIKAPKKMPSVVAKALSKKDSA; translated from the coding sequence GTGAAAAAAAAAGCAACTAAGGCTGTAATGGCATTCGATGGCAAGAGAGTTAAAATGTCTTCATTTTGTGTTATGGAGGGAGAAATACTGGTTGTGAATATTCTTGGAACACCTGGCGCGAAGAAGGATGCTGTCGGAAAGGCGCAGGGAATTCAGCTGAGGGTTCGTGTTACTGCAACGCCTGTCGCCGGCAGAGCAACTGATCATATGGTTAGATTTCTCGCGAAAGAATTTAGTGTTTCACCCGATGATATAACAGTTGTTTTTGGTCGGTTGAACATCAATAAACAGTTGCGTATCAAAGCGCCGAAAAAAATGCCTTCCGTAGTGGCAAAAGCGCTTTCAAAAAAAGACAGTGCCTAA